The Caldicellulosiruptor obsidiansis OB47 genome segment TTGCGCTTGTCAAATTCCTTGATTCACTAGAGAAAGAAAATTCTTTGCCAAAGACAATTCTGTATTCTTTAAATCCAAAAGATAGCTATGTTCTCGCAACAATCATGGGGTCTTTCCAGGGCGGTGGGATTCCTGGGAAGATGCAACTTGGTGCAGCTTGGTGGTTCAATGATAGTAAAGACGGAAACCTTCAACAGATGAAAGACCTTGCAAATCTTGGGCTTTTAAGTAGATTTGTTGGAATGGTAACAGATTCTCGAAGCTTTTTGTCATATGCAAGGCATGAGTATTTTAGAAGACTTCTTTGCAATTTGATTGGCGAGTGGGTAGAAAACGGTGAATATCCTTATGATTTGGAGACGCTTGGCAGAATAGTTCAGGGTGTGTGTTACTATAATGCAAAAGAGTATTTTGGGTTTTAAAATAAGAAAAGATTATGGCAAAATGGGTGGGCTAAACAACCACCCTTATTTTTTTAATTCTGGTTCATATAAAATTAAGTTTGGACTAAAATCCTACGATAGTAACAACTCTGCCTTATTCTAAACCTGAGAAAATTAGAGCAATTTTAAGCTATTTTAAGAAAAACATAATTTTAGCTCAAAAATTGGCGAAATATCGTCTAAAAAAAAAAAAAAAAAAACGAGATTGACAGTATGAAAATATATAAAAAAAAATTTGCATAGAAATTCCAAGAAGAAGTTTACAGAAAAAATAGTTCAAGTACTAAATAGCCTAAATAAGAGAATAGAGAAGCAAACATACCAAAAATCAAGTGGGATGAAAAGATGAAAAGGAGATACTATTGTGTAAAGCAGCATGATATAACAGATTGTGCGGCAGCGAGCATAGCCACAATTTGTTTGCAATATGGAAAAGAAGTGTCAATAGCCAAAATAAGAGAGATAGCAGGGACAGACAGATTTGGCACAACAGCATATGGAGTTGTAAAGGCTGCAAAGGAGCTTGGATTTGAAGCAAAAGCAGTCAGAGCAGAAACAAAAGAGGCAATATTTGAAAAAATACCACTTCCGTGTATAGCGCATGTGCTGGTAGATGGCAAGCTATTTCATTATGTTGTGATACATGAGATAAGAAAAGAAAGTATAGTGATAGCAGACCCAGCAAAAGGGATTGTGAAGCTAAAGCCTGAAGAATTTTTTAAAATATGGACAGGCATTTTGATACTGCTTGTGCCAAATGAGAGGTTTAAAAAAGGTAAGCAGGAGGGAGTTTTAAAGAAGTTTTTCAAGTTATTGGCTCCACAGAAGAGTTTGCTATTGAATATTTTTGCAGTGTCTATTGTATATACCTTGCTAGGGATAGCGGCAGCATTTTATTACAAGTTTTTGATGGATGATGTAATACCAAATCTTTTGAAGAATACACTTCATGTTATAGCAGCAGGTACAATACTGATTACGGTATTTAAGGTGATATTAGGAGCCTTCAGGGTAAGACTTTTAATACATTTGAGTCAGAGATTGGATATTAAACTGATGCTGGGGTATTATGAACATGTGATTAAGCTTCCGATGAGTTTTTTTGGTAGCAGGAAGATAGGAGAGATAATTTCGAGGTTTATGGACGCGTCAAAGATAAGGGATGCGGTATCAGGTGCAACGCTGACGCTAATGATAGACAGCATAATGGCATTGGCAGGCGCAAGTATTTTATACTTGCAAAATTCAACGCTGTTTTTTATAGCGTTTGTGATGGTTTTGCTGTATGCGGCAGTAGTGTTTGGATTTAACAGGGTATTGAGGGAAGCGAACAGGCAGGAGATGGAAGACAATGCAATTTTGACGTCATATTTGGTAGAGTCACTGAATGGGATAGAGGTAGTAAAGGCATTTAATATAGAAGAGGATGTGAGTTTTAAGACAGAGAGCAAGTTTGTAAAGCTATTAAAAGATGTGTTTAAGGTAGCGAATTTAAACAATTTGCAAAGTAATATAAGTGCCGCAATAGCAGGGATAGGTGTTATAGTGATACTGTGGGCAGGAGCAAACAATGTAATAAATGGGCAGATGAGCATAGGAGAGCTGTTTACGTTCAATGCACTGCTTGCATACTTTGTAGACCCGATAAAGAACTTGATAGGATTGCAGCCGATGTTGCAGACGGCGATAGTTGCAGCCGAAAGGCTTAGAGAGATTTTGGAACTTGAGAGTGAGTTTAAAGAGGACGAAGATAAGAAGTTAGCTCCAAGTTTGAAAGGTGATATAGAGATAGAAGGTTTGAACTTTAGATACGGTACAAGACAACTTGTGCTGAGGGATATAAATCTTAAGATAAGAAGTGGAGAGAAGATAGCGATAGTAGGAGAGAGTGGTTCAGGGAAGACCACATTGGCAAAGCTGCTTTTAGGATTTTATGATTATGAGAGTGGAGAGATAAGGATAAATGGTTATAACATAAAAGATATAAACAAAAGGCATTTGAGGGAGAAGATAGCATATATATCTCAAGACATCTTTTTGTTCAGTGGTACGATATTCGAGAATTTGGTATTGGATAACAGGAATATAAAAATGGAAGATGTGATTGAAATAAGCAGATTAACCACACTGGATGAGTTTGTATCAAAACTTCCTTTGAGATATAATACCATGATAGAAGAGAATGGAGCGAATTTGTCAGGCGGGCAGAAGCAGCTAATAGCAATAACCAGGGCACTTTTAAAAAGGCCTGAGATAGTGATAATGGATGAAGCAACCAGTAACCTTGATTCTGTAACCGAGCAGGCGATAGGGAAGGTTATAGAGAAGGTATGTGAGGGGATAACAACCATAATAATAGCGCACAGGCTATCGACAATATTAAAGTGTGACAGGGTTGTGGTAATGCATGAAGGCAGGATAGTAGAGGTGGGAACGCATGAGGAGCTGATGAGAAAGAAAGGATATTATTATAACCTGTGGAGAGAACAGCTGATAGGGCTTGAGCAAAAAGGGCTATGGGATTTGGTTGGGAGTGCAGCTGGAAAATGAGAGAGGTAATATATGATTTTGGTGAACTGAAAGAAAGTAAACTCTTGTATGAATCAGAGATTTCAAAGTATGGACTTTATATTACATACATTTTGCTTGCCTTAGTGATAGGGCTTGTTTTGTGGAGTATTGTAGGAAAAATTGATATAAATGTAACGGTTCAAGGGATAATAAGACCCTGGGAAGATGAAGCAAAGGTGATAAGTTATGTTGGAGGGAAGGTAAAAGAGGTTTTTGTAAAAGAAAGTGAATATGTAAAGAAAGGTGATGTTTTATTTAAGATAGATGATGAAGAGTATGTAAAGAAGAGAGATTTTTTGAAACAGCAACTTAGCGAATATGAGAAAAAGATTGACGATTTAAAAGAATTGAGAAATAGCATAGAAAAAGGAGAAAGTCTCAAGAATAAAAATACGTACTATTTAAGGTACTTGAGTTATAGTTATGAGATAAAAAAATTGAAAAAAGCGGCAGAAGAAGCAAGAGTGCAAAGAGAATACAGTATAATGGATTTTAAAAAGCAGATAGAGAGTTTAGATGAGAAAATTAAAAATATTGATAAATTTGAAAGCATGTTAAAAGAAATAAAGGAAGTTGTAAGCAAAGGCGAGCAAGTTAAGCTAACGAAATACGACATAGGGTATTTAGGATTTATATTGAGTGAAATAGAGGATTACAATCAGCAGGTGAAGACAAAATCGGATGGTAGTGATATGAAGAAGATTTTAATATTGAAAATAGATTCAAAACTTGATGAACTGAGGCAGTCAAAAAGTGAGTTGATTTTGCAAAAACAGAAAATAGAAGGGCAGCTGAGACTACTGGTCATTTCAGGTGATGATACAAAAGGAGATATTGAGAAGTATAAGCTGGAGGTGCTGCAGCAGATTGATAGTGAGATTAGTAGTTTAACTCACGAAATAAAGAACTTGAAAATCAACTTGGAAGAAACTAAGAGGTTGATAGAGAGTTGTAGTATAAGAGCGGAAAAAGATGGTTATGTTGAATACAGTGCTGAATTGTTCAGTGGAGCGGCAATAAGTAGCGGAGCTGAGATTGGCAGGATAGTTGACGGTCAATCAAAAAGATTTAAGGTTATTGGATACATACCAAACACAAAAAGCAGTGGTATAGAAAGAGGGCAAAGGGTAAAGGTGAAATTGGCGGGAACAGATGGGTTGAAAGTAGTAGAAGGGAAGGTTACCAGGGTATCGCGGGATATAAAGGTAGCAAATGAAAATGGGCAAGGATTTTATGAGGTTGAAGTAGAAGTGAGGAATGTAGGAAATGGTATTAATTTGAGAGCAGGGCAAGCATGTGAGATGAGCATAGTGGTTGAACAAAAACGATTAATTGAATGGGTATTTGAAAAGATGGGATTGAGGTTGTGAGGGTAGGCAACAACCCTTTCATCAGCCGGCTGTGAGGGTTGAGTTATAAAAGCAAAATTATTTAAAAAGAGGGGGTTTAAGTATTATGAATAGTAAGATTTCTAAACCAATATCTACTATAGAATTGAAAGGAACAGAGTTGTTAGACGTCTCAGGTGGTGGGAATTTAAAGTTAAATGATTTGGGCTTTTATCTTAGTGGAGTTGGTGGTACAACATTAGGTTATGTTGTAGCTGGTGCAGTTTTTGGTTCAGCGGCAGGGCCAGTTGGAAGCCTTGTTGGCGCAATTATTGGGGGTGGTGTATATTGGTTAATAGATCAGTTCTAAATGGTTATATAGTTTTTCAAAACAATGAATTAGAAAAAATAAACGGTGATGGTTTGTTTGGGGCTGCAGCTGGTGCGATATTAGGGTTTACGTATGGATTGGCTGCAGGAGCTGTAATTGCTTATAATAGTGGTGAAATTAAAGATATGTTTAAGACAGGATGGACAGGTGCGATGTTAGGCGGAGCAATAGGTGGTCTTACCCCATTTTAATTATTATAAAAATGAAAGTAGGTGATGAATATTGCTTTTTAAATCGACTTTAAAATGTTTTGCGTACTATTTTGGTGCATCAGCAGGGATCGGTATATTGGTATTGATAGTATCAAAATTAAATGATTTGTATATAAAACCAGAAATTATATTAGTATGTGCTTTAATGATATTTTTATGGTCTTTGACAATGGCTTTTATTTTTGGTTACTTATGTGCTCATGAAGTGTATGTTTATAAAAAATGTGCTATCACAGAAAATGAATTAGAAGAACGAATAAAAAGGACAGGTTATTATACAAAAATTGAAAAAATCGGCAACAAAATTATTGCAACAACACCACATAAGCTCACAAACTGGCTGTGTGGAAAAATAGTTATTGATATTAACGAGGAAGAAATAAGAATTGATGCAAGTAGAGGTTTTTTGTACAAATATTTTAGACCAGTAAAAATGTTATAATGTTATTTTGTCGGGAATGAGAGAGGCTGTCTAAAAAAATGAGGTGACAGCCTCTTTATTTTCTTGACTTTGTCAGTTAAGAGAAGTTTTTGAGCTAATAAAAAATAACAAAGTCTTAATTTATGCGGGTTTTGAGAATAGAAAAATAAAAAATT includes the following:
- a CDS encoding peptidase domain-containing ABC transporter, which produces MKRRYYCVKQHDITDCAAASIATICLQYGKEVSIAKIREIAGTDRFGTTAYGVVKAAKELGFEAKAVRAETKEAIFEKIPLPCIAHVLVDGKLFHYVVIHEIRKESIVIADPAKGIVKLKPEEFFKIWTGILILLVPNERFKKGKQEGVLKKFFKLLAPQKSLLLNIFAVSIVYTLLGIAAAFYYKFLMDDVIPNLLKNTLHVIAAGTILITVFKVILGAFRVRLLIHLSQRLDIKLMLGYYEHVIKLPMSFFGSRKIGEIISRFMDASKIRDAVSGATLTLMIDSIMALAGASILYLQNSTLFFIAFVMVLLYAAVVFGFNRVLREANRQEMEDNAILTSYLVESLNGIEVVKAFNIEEDVSFKTESKFVKLLKDVFKVANLNNLQSNISAAIAGIGVIVILWAGANNVINGQMSIGELFTFNALLAYFVDPIKNLIGLQPMLQTAIVAAERLREILELESEFKEDEDKKLAPSLKGDIEIEGLNFRYGTRQLVLRDINLKIRSGEKIAIVGESGSGKTTLAKLLLGFYDYESGEIRINGYNIKDINKRHLREKIAYISQDIFLFSGTIFENLVLDNRNIKMEDVIEISRLTTLDEFVSKLPLRYNTMIEENGANLSGGQKQLIAITRALLKRPEIVIMDEATSNLDSVTEQAIGKVIEKVCEGITTIIIAHRLSTILKCDRVVVMHEGRIVEVGTHEELMRKKGYYYNLWREQLIGLEQKGLWDLVGSAAGK
- a CDS encoding HlyD family secretion protein, with the translated sequence MREVIYDFGELKESKLLYESEISKYGLYITYILLALVIGLVLWSIVGKIDINVTVQGIIRPWEDEAKVISYVGGKVKEVFVKESEYVKKGDVLFKIDDEEYVKKRDFLKQQLSEYEKKIDDLKELRNSIEKGESLKNKNTYYLRYLSYSYEIKKLKKAAEEARVQREYSIMDFKKQIESLDEKIKNIDKFESMLKEIKEVVSKGEQVKLTKYDIGYLGFILSEIEDYNQQVKTKSDGSDMKKILILKIDSKLDELRQSKSELILQKQKIEGQLRLLVISGDDTKGDIEKYKLEVLQQIDSEISSLTHEIKNLKINLEETKRLIESCSIRAEKDGYVEYSAELFSGAAISSGAEIGRIVDGQSKRFKVIGYIPNTKSSGIERGQRVKVKLAGTDGLKVVEGKVTRVSRDIKVANENGQGFYEVEVEVRNVGNGINLRAGQACEMSIVVEQKRLIEWVFEKMGLRL